One stretch of Francisella sp. LA112445 DNA includes these proteins:
- a CDS encoding TonB-dependent receptor — protein sequence MKKNILVKIMLSLSMFSCAYAQQNQQVNNGDTVDLGEIEVAAVKKADVGSVKKDKKKKESVEQSANAAPPLSTSKSKNSLILSTADQLNKLQGVQIFSGSREISQNISMGGLAFNRVFVGIDGINNNFASFGHNSTRQLPSESLYKQVTADQSGSNIVYGNGALGGAVNFETIDPSDLLKGRSFATKLGVGGQTGDLGVNGNTAVAFKAGDFSYLFDIVGGRNNDIRLGNHTNLPYSASNNLQFLLKGVWNISKIQTFKAYWLSMQNNGLYPATINDVVGEYNPPSKFNFLQQQVMLEYYLNPNNPYVNLEAKVFYIRNHYNSNPINDGKGFAVPQDININTTGFRVTNKTFVLKQNLVYGTEFKFFNGFNVGKNSLSFPTANQQTYSGYLQDSWDITSKLNITLGGRVNGYHSQSGNMQNGGAFFTKQGSISYKVIKPLKVYFAYTEGYRIPSLQDLFLGGSHPGMSFLQFVPNPNLQPEIGHNKSVGITINKQLTPTQSFYFNSNIFLNDVSNFIVDSKVNAASYPLKIQNINISHAQLFGYSLAFKYHNTWFDFGTNFTYTRGESLSAYQGSGGSLVPSGSPLPIPRAKGIATLDIPIKPIDSSFQTSINYALTQNRVPPGGEHPISSVPGYVLLNLGYKWQPKRFKGLNVSAGVDNVFNRYYQNYDGQNLVPAMGRNFYLQASYNF from the coding sequence ATGAAAAAAAATATATTAGTGAAAATTATGTTATCACTATCTATGTTCTCGTGTGCATATGCTCAACAAAATCAGCAGGTAAATAATGGTGATACTGTTGATTTAGGAGAGATTGAGGTAGCAGCTGTAAAAAAAGCTGATGTTGGGAGCGTAAAAAAGGATAAAAAGAAAAAAGAGTCTGTAGAACAAAGTGCAAATGCTGCGCCACCATTATCTACATCTAAATCAAAAAACTCTTTGATCTTATCAACGGCAGATCAACTAAATAAATTGCAAGGGGTGCAGATATTTAGTGGAAGTAGAGAAATCTCCCAAAATATAAGTATGGGAGGCTTAGCTTTTAATAGAGTGTTTGTAGGTATTGATGGTATCAATAATAACTTTGCTTCCTTTGGTCATAATTCAACACGTCAGTTACCTAGTGAGTCTCTCTATAAGCAGGTTACAGCAGATCAGTCGGGGAGTAATATAGTCTATGGTAACGGCGCGCTGGGTGGTGCTGTAAACTTTGAAACTATTGATCCTAGTGATTTATTAAAAGGTAGATCATTTGCTACTAAGCTAGGTGTAGGAGGACAAACTGGTGACTTAGGAGTTAATGGTAATACTGCTGTAGCTTTTAAAGCGGGTGATTTTAGCTATTTATTTGATATTGTTGGTGGTCGTAATAATGATATTCGTTTAGGAAATCATACTAATTTACCTTACTCAGCAAGTAATAATCTACAGTTCTTATTAAAAGGTGTTTGGAATATTTCAAAGATACAAACATTTAAAGCATATTGGCTATCAATGCAAAATAATGGACTTTATCCAGCGACGATAAATGATGTTGTAGGAGAATATAATCCACCTTCAAAGTTTAATTTCTTACAACAGCAAGTAATGCTGGAATATTATTTAAACCCTAATAACCCATACGTTAATTTAGAGGCTAAGGTTTTTTACATCAGAAATCATTATAATTCTAACCCTATAAATGATGGGAAAGGCTTTGCAGTACCTCAAGATATAAATATTAATACCACAGGTTTTAGGGTAACGAATAAGACTTTTGTTCTAAAACAAAATTTGGTTTACGGTACAGAATTTAAATTTTTTAATGGTTTTAATGTTGGAAAAAATAGCTTAAGTTTTCCTACAGCAAATCAGCAAACTTATAGTGGCTATTTACAAGATAGTTGGGATATTACTTCTAAATTAAATATAACTCTAGGTGGTCGTGTTAATGGCTATCATAGTCAAAGTGGCAATATGCAAAATGGTGGAGCTTTCTTCACAAAGCAAGGAAGTATTAGTTATAAAGTTATTAAACCCCTAAAAGTATATTTTGCTTATACAGAAGGCTATAGAATTCCATCTCTTCAAGATTTATTTTTAGGTGGCAGTCATCCTGGGATGAGTTTCTTACAATTTGTTCCAAACCCTAACTTACAACCAGAAATAGGCCATAACAAATCTGTTGGTATTACTATTAATAAGCAACTAACTCCAACACAAAGTTTTTATTTCAATAGTAATATATTTTTAAATGATGTAAGTAATTTTATCGTTGATTCCAAAGTTAATGCTGCTTCTTACCCTTTAAAAATTCAAAATATAAATATCTCTCATGCTCAACTGTTTGGCTATAGTTTGGCATTTAAATATCATAATACTTGGTTTGATTTTGGTACAAACTTTACTTATACAAGAGGGGAAAGTTTATCTGCTTATCAAGGATCTGGAGGTAGCCTAGTACCCTCAGGAAGTCCATTACCTATTCCTAGAGCAAAAGGTATAGCAACTCTTGATATTCCCATTAAACCAATAGATAGCTCTTTTCAAACAAGTATTAACTACGCTTTAACACAAAATAGAGTTCCACCTGGAGGTGAGCATCCAATTAGTAGTGTTCCAGGTTATGTTTTACTGAACTTAGGTTATAAGTGGCAACCTAAACGCTTTAAAGGGTTAAATGTAAGTGCTGGGGTTGATAATGTTTTTAATCGATATTATCAAAACTATGATGGACAAAATCTTGTACCAGCAATGGGACGAAATTTCTATTTGCAAGCGAGTTATAATTTCTAG
- a CDS encoding MotA/TolQ/ExbB proton channel family protein has translation MISYFLSQFGLVGYLMLLVSLILTAICIERCITFIFLPRFKSLQIESLITLAGQGDSDAIKNRIDNTSSKLSKYIAPLLLESKDIAENAVSIMMRKERQRLQQPLVWLNFFAVVSPMLGLLGTIWSMSHSFKALAESLNGSGLEHMILYLSEAMYATALGIILALFSMFTFYCFRHYSESYLFRAEEVLNDLALGLERQKIANKTQYLTDNLYVKKQA, from the coding sequence ATGATTAGCTATTTTTTGAGTCAGTTTGGACTAGTAGGTTATTTAATGCTATTGGTAAGTTTGATACTTACAGCTATATGCATTGAAAGATGTATCACATTTATTTTCTTACCAAGGTTTAAATCATTACAGATTGAGAGCTTAATAACTTTAGCTGGCCAAGGTGATAGCGATGCTATAAAAAATAGGATAGATAATACTAGTAGTAAGCTTTCTAAGTATATTGCACCATTGCTTTTAGAATCTAAAGATATAGCAGAGAATGCAGTTAGCATAATGATGCGTAAAGAACGTCAGCGCCTACAGCAACCACTAGTTTGGCTAAACTTCTTTGCAGTAGTGTCACCAATGCTAGGTTTATTAGGAACTATTTGGAGCATGAGTCATTCATTTAAAGCTCTTGCTGAGTCTCTTAATGGTAGTGGTCTTGAGCATATGATTTTATATCTATCTGAGGCTATGTACGCTACAGCACTAGGTATTATCTTAGCATTGTTTAGTATGTTTACTTTTTATTGCTTTAGACACTATAGTGAGAGCTATCTATTTCGTGCCGAAGAAGTTTTAAATGATCTAGCCCTAGGCTTAGAACGTCAAAAAATAGCGAATAAAACACAGTATTTAACAGATAACCTATATGTGAAAAAGCAGGCTTAG
- a CDS encoding biopolymer transporter ExbD, translated as MISSTNKSHNSSLELDEPNLIPLLDFMLVLLVMFVLLAGPVQHILKLPLPEVKGQAVSQSKALKMTVYIKSSKNFLVNNNHFDSLDDLQRYLKSIQKNKDLREIEIAADKKISLQNMLEIFAAIKELGLTTADIQVTK; from the coding sequence ATGATTTCAAGTACAAATAAATCTCATAATAGTAGCCTTGAGTTAGATGAACCTAACTTAATTCCTCTACTTGATTTTATGCTTGTGTTGCTAGTGATGTTTGTGCTGTTAGCTGGACCTGTTCAACATATTCTTAAGTTACCATTACCAGAAGTTAAAGGTCAAGCGGTATCACAAAGCAAAGCGTTGAAAATGACAGTATATATTAAAAGCTCAAAGAATTTTCTTGTCAATAATAATCATTTTGATTCTCTTGATGATCTACAAAGATACCTTAAAAGCATACAAAAAAATAAGGACTTAAGAGAGATAGAAATTGCAGCAGATAAGAAAATATCACTACAAAATATGCTTGAGATTTTTGCAGCTATAAAAGAGTTAGGACTAACTACAGCAGATATTCAAGTAACTAAATAG
- a CDS encoding pyridoxamine 5'-phosphate oxidase family protein produces the protein MNKKQDAAFRARRVVKHKLYGVLATQSNSMPGYPFGSMVQYAINQDGNIVIYIAKISQHTRNINLDDKVSLTIVGDEADDIRETARVTLLGKARKSELENNHQIYSLFFPKKSAATSDIHKGFEYYELEIERVRFIGGFGDAHWIKKDDFCLKQNFTGDSISSVVKHMNEDHLELLKLCYQLYALNQGYYSQLRMIYFDQEGLWLQSEHKNHYINFEKPVDTLASLKTAFIEMGKRAREQQSQD, from the coding sequence ATGAATAAAAAACAAGATGCAGCTTTTCGTGCTAGACGTGTAGTAAAACACAAGCTATACGGTGTATTAGCAACACAATCTAATTCTATGCCAGGATATCCTTTTGGCTCTATGGTTCAATATGCGATTAATCAAGATGGCAATATTGTTATATATATAGCTAAGATCTCACAACATACACGTAATATTAACCTTGATGATAAAGTGTCATTAACAATAGTAGGTGATGAGGCTGATGATATTAGAGAAACTGCAAGGGTAACTCTATTAGGTAAAGCAAGAAAGTCTGAGCTAGAAAATAATCATCAAATCTACTCACTATTTTTCCCTAAAAAGTCGGCAGCAACTAGCGATATTCACAAAGGTTTTGAATATTATGAATTAGAGATCGAGCGTGTGAGATTTATCGGTGGGTTTGGTGACGCTCACTGGATCAAAAAGGATGACTTTTGCCTAAAACAGAATTTCACAGGTGATTCTATATCTAGTGTTGTTAAACATATGAATGAAGATCATCTAGAGCTTCTTAAGCTTTGCTATCAATTATATGCCTTAAATCAAGGATATTACTCTCAACTTCGAATGATATATTTTGATCAAGAAGGTCTATGGCTACAAAGTGAGCATAAAAATCACTATATCAATTTCGAAAAGCCTGTGGATACGCTTGCAAGTCTTAAGACAGCGTTTATAGAAATGGGCAAGAGAGCTAGAGAACAACAAAGTCAGGATTAA